The genomic segment GCGACTGGACCCCTCGACGCCGAAGAGGGCGCGTACCTGGGCGTTGAGACGTGTCGTGCGCTGGACTACGCCCACCGCCGCGCGAAGGTCGTGCATCGCGACGTTACGCCGCGCAACGTGCTGATCGACGAGGAAGGCGCCGTGCGCTTGATCGACTTCGGTATCGCAGCTCCAGTGCGCAGCGACGGCGAAACGGTCGAGGCGTTCGGTTCCCCGGGGCACATGCCACCGGAGCAGCTCAAGGGCGAAGTCGTACCGGCCACGGATGTGTTCGCGGTGGCAGCGTTGCTGCTCGAGGCTTGGTCCGGGCGTCCACCGTTTCGTCGCGCAACGGCCAAGGCGTCCCACGAGGCGGTGATGAAGGAGCGCCCCGCCGCTCCGTCGCGCTACGACGAGCGGCTCACGGAGCTGGATACAGTCATTGGGCTCGCCGTCGATCCCGACGCTCGGAAGCGCCCCGCAGACGCGGAAGAGCTGGCAAAGCCCCTTCGCGACTTTCTGCGCCGCTCGGACCGGCGTGAGGTCGAGCGGCGGCTCGGGCGCCGTGTGCGCCTCGCGCGGCGAGAAGCCGCGGGCTCGGTCGCGTCGATTCCCGACCTCGAGCGCCCCCAGGGCGACGGCCGGGTGCCGACGTTGCCCGACGGAAGCACTCAGACGTTTGCCGCAAATCAGGAGATCGAGATCTGGACTCGGCGCGTCGATGGGGTCGCCCCAGAAGATGGCGACGTCGACCAGCTCCTCGACGGCGCGACGCCCCAGCCGACTCCAGTCACGCCGGTGGCGCGCCCCTCGACGCCCGGCCCTGAAGCGGAAACCGGGCCTGCCACCCGGCGCATCGAGTCCGAGGGCACACCAAAAATGCCGGCAGCGGCGCTGAAGGGCGGAGACGAGCTGGCTCATGCCGATTCAGAGGATAAGCACGAGCCTAGCGGAGAGCTGGACAGCGCGCTGCAGCGAGACGCGAGTGAGACGAAGTCCAGCCCCAGCTTCGTTTGGCTGTTGGCAGCGCTGGTGGGCGTTGGGGCGCTGCTCTTCGTCTTGAGTCGAGTCTTCGCGGGGGACGAACAGAGCGGCCAAGTACCCGCCTCGCGTGACGTGCCGAGCGCATCGCTTCAGTCGTCAGGTGTTGCCGCGGGGAACCAGTCGGCAGCGCCTCAGCCGTCTGGGCAGCCAAGCCTGTCCGCGGAGCCCACTGCTTCCGCCTCAGCGCCGCGCGGGTCATCGAGCGCGCCCGAGAACAGCGCGCCCACATCAGCTCGGGTGGCAGGCAGCGCGCCTCCCCCCCAAATTCCGGAGCCGAGCGGGACCCAATCCGTGGCGGCACCGGTGAAGAGCGCGCCGAGCGAAGTGCAGGACGCGACCTTGAACCTGACTTCGATGCCTCCTTCTCAGGTCTCCGTCGGCGGCCGCGCCCGCGGGACGACACCCATCATGGGCCTCAAGCTCGCGCCTGGCGCGTACCTGGTCGTCTTCACCAATCCGACTTTGGGGGAGCGCGTCCCGGCGCAGATCCAGCTCAAGGCGGGTCAGTCCAAGCGCGTCCACGTCGACTTCACCGGCGCGACCCCTCGAGTGATTCAGTAGCCGCGCCGCTCAGCCGCGCGTCACTCCGCGGCGCGCGTCATTCTGCAGCGCGCTTCATTAAGTGTCGCGTTGGACGCTGAGTGCCCCGTTCTGGCGCAGGCCTTCGAAGAGCGCGATGGAGACCGAGTTCGCCAGGTTCAGTGAGCGCACCGCGCCGAGGGTCGGGATCCCCAGCGCCTCGTCGGCTCGCTCCGCCAGCAGGCTCTCCGGGAGGCCCACAGACTCCTTACCGAACACCAGGATGTCTCCCAGCTTGAGCTCCACCTCGAGGTAGCTGCGCTGGGCCTTGCCGCTGAAGAGCCACGTCTGAGGTGTGCGATCTGGGCTGTTTTTGCGGATAAACGCCTCGGCGTCGCCTAGCGTCTCGTGGGTGTGGATTTCCACCAGATGCCAATAGTCCAGTCCTGCGCGACGGACGGCGTGCTCGTCGATGCGGAAGCCGAGCTTGCCCACTAGGTGCAGAGGCGCGCACGTCGCCCCACACAGGCGCGCGATGTTGCCGGTGTTGGGTGGGATCTCCGGCTCCACCAACACCACGTGAAAGGGCGCCTGCTGGGGGCGCGCGCGCAGCCGTTCGGGGGTGTCCATCGCGGGTTTGTGTCTAGCGGCTTTGGCGGGCGGTTGCAGGGGATTCGATGGGATGAAGGCGGATTCGGTCCCCAAGCTTGACGCCGGCTTCCGTCGGTCAGTAGCCTCCCCTCGGCGGAGGCCTGATTCTTGGGAAAGTCGTTGTTTCGCGCCGTTCGTGCACGAAGTTCAGTTTGCGCGCCTGACCAGGCGCCCGAATCGCTTGCTGCCTCCCGGGGGGAGCGCGCTGGAGTCCATGTTGGCGTTGCGCGTCGCGCGCTCGCCGTTGGGCTAGGCGTCGCCGCGTTGGGCGCGGTGTTGTGTGCGCCTGATGTGGCTCACGCGGAACCGATGGATCCCGCGATGGAGCGCTTGGTCACTGAAGATACCAAGGGCTGTCGCACCGACTCTGGC from the Polyangiaceae bacterium genome contains:
- a CDS encoding tRNA (cytidine(34)-2'-O)-methyltransferase; its protein translation is MDTPERLRARPQQAPFHVVLVEPEIPPNTGNIARLCGATCAPLHLVGKLGFRIDEHAVRRAGLDYWHLVEIHTHETLGDAEAFIRKNSPDRTPQTWLFSGKAQRSYLEVELKLGDILVFGKESVGLPESLLAERADEALGIPTLGAVRSLNLANSVSIALFEGLRQNGALSVQRDT
- a CDS encoding protein kinase; this encodes MFPQIFGKYVLEREIASGGMAHVYLATLRGAVGFQKRLVVKQIRPELASDPGFVARFVEEAKTTVGLNHPNIVPVYELGVEQGVYYIALEFCEGITLGDLLTATGPLDAEEGAYLGVETCRALDYAHRRAKVVHRDVTPRNVLIDEEGAVRLIDFGIAAPVRSDGETVEAFGSPGHMPPEQLKGEVVPATDVFAVAALLLEAWSGRPPFRRATAKASHEAVMKERPAAPSRYDERLTELDTVIGLAVDPDARKRPADAEELAKPLRDFLRRSDRREVERRLGRRVRLARREAAGSVASIPDLERPQGDGRVPTLPDGSTQTFAANQEIEIWTRRVDGVAPEDGDVDQLLDGATPQPTPVTPVARPSTPGPEAETGPATRRIESEGTPKMPAAALKGGDELAHADSEDKHEPSGELDSALQRDASETKSSPSFVWLLAALVGVGALLFVLSRVFAGDEQSGQVPASRDVPSASLQSSGVAAGNQSAAPQPSGQPSLSAEPTASASAPRGSSSAPENSAPTSARVAGSAPPPQIPEPSGTQSVAAPVKSAPSEVQDATLNLTSMPPSQVSVGGRARGTTPIMGLKLAPGAYLVVFTNPTLGERVPAQIQLKAGQSKRVHVDFTGATPRVIQ